The region GTGATGATCGGGCTCTATACTTCCGTGATCGATCCTCAGGCGACGGCGGTGCAGATGGGGCTGCTGGAGCAGGGCCAGGTGGCTGGTGCAGAGGTGCTCAATAAGGTGCAGCAGATGCTGCAGCGCAACCAGATCAGCAACTATAACCTGGTGCGTACCTTCAGTATTCCGGCCATGATGGAGCCGGCCAACTTTATCCCTAACAGCCTGCTGCACGTGCTCTCCGGAAGTATGCTTTGGAACCTGCCGCTGCGCTTTATCGCATTTCTGCTGTTGTTTGCCGGTTTTGCCATCAAGGTGCCGTCGGTGCCTGTGCATACCTGGCTGCCCGATGCGCACGTGGAGGCCCCGACACCTATCTCTGTGCTGCTGGCGGCTATACTTTTAAAGGTAGGTGGCTACGGCCTGATCCGCATTGTGTACCCGATCTTCCCGGATGCCGGCACTTACTTCTCCATACTCGTCGGGGGCTTAGGCGTGCTCTCTATTATTTATGGGGCGATGAACGCGCTGGCCATGAAAGACCTGAAAAAGCTCATCGCCTACTCCTCGGTATCGCACATGGGCTTTGTGCTGCTGGGGCTGGCCTCGCTCACTAACGAGGGCGTGAACGGCGCTATTTACATGATGTTCAGCCACGGCATTATTTCGGCCATGCTCTTTTTGGTAGTCGGCGTAATTTATGACCGTGCTCATGATCGCATGATCCATAACTTCCGGGGTCTGGCCAACACCATGCCGGCTTATACTTGCTTTGTGGTGATTGCTTTCTTCGCCTCGCTGGGCATGCCGGGCTTCTCCGGGTTTATCTCGGAGCTGCTGGTGCTGGTAGGCGGTTTCGGTGCGCCGGAGGCCACAGGCCTGCTGCCGCGCTGGCTTACTATTGTGGCGGTGCTGGGCCTGCTGCTGAGCGCAGCCTACTACCTGTGGGCGCTGCAGCGCATGTTCTTCGGTAAGTTTTGGATCTTTCCGGAGCTGCGCCAGAACGCTCTCATCACCGATCTCAACACAAGAGAGTACCTGATGCTGGTGCCGCTGGCGGTGCTGGCGCTGCTCTTCGGTATCTTCCCGCACCTGCTGCTAGACAAGATCGGCCTGACCGTGAATGGTTTCACGGAAATGGTGCTGCAGCGGGGGCAGGAGCAGCTGGGTTTAATCTTATCAACACTGAAATAAGTGAACGAGCAGGCGGTATACTTGTCGGATAAACTGAACGCCATCCTGGCGGGAGCAGGCTCGCTGTTGCCCGAGCTGGTGCTGGCCTGCTTCTTCCTGCTGCTCGTAACGCTCGACCTGTTCAAAGCTAAAAGTATAAAAAAGCTGCTGCCCTGGCTGGCCCTTACCGGTTTGTTCTGGGTGCTGGTGCTGCAGGTATTGGGGGGCTATACTTCCGGCGACGAGCCTTTCCTGAACCTGCTGCTCTCGGATGGCTTGGCCCGTTACGGCGGCATCCTTTTCAGCGCGGCAGGTATATTTGCCATTTTCATGGCGTTGCAGCTCAGGCGGCTGGAAAAGCTGCAGGAGGGTAGGGGCGAGTTTTATGCGCTGGTGCTAATACTCGTGCTGGGCCTCAACCTGATGGCCAAATCGGTTAACCTGCTGATGGTGTTCCTGGCCATTGAGGTCGTTTCCATCGCCTCCTATATCCTTACCCTTACGTTTAAAACCGAGAAACGCGCCGTGGAGGCCGGCCTGAAGTATGTGCTCTACGGGACGCTGTCGGCGGGGGTGATGCTGTATGGCATGTCGTTTTTCTACGGCCTGACGGGTACGCTGAACTATACTTCGGAGGCCTTCGCCTTGGGGTTGCTGCAAGCCGACACACTGCTGGTAACAGTAGCCGCCGTACTGGTATTGGCCGGTTTTTTCTTCAAGATCTCTGCCGCGCCTTTCCACTTCTGGGCGCCGGATGTGTACCAGGGGGCGCCGATGCCGGTGGTGGCGCTCTTCTCCACCGGGCCAAAAATAGCGGGTATCCTGGTTATACTTCGCTTTGTGGGCAACTTTACCGACCCCGATGCCTTTGCCGATGTGCAGTTGCTGTTAGGCGTTGCTGCCATCGCCACCCTGGCTATCGGAAACTTCACGGCGCTGTGGCAACGCACGCCGCGCAGGCTGATGGCATACTCTTCCGTGTCGCATGCTGGTTTTCTGCTGATGGCGCTGCTGGCTTTCGGCACCGGCTATACTTCCAGCGTGCTGTTTTACCTCACGGTGCTGCTGTTTATGAACTTCGGTGTTTTCCTGCTGCTGCAGGTGGCCGAGGAAAAAAATGGCGTTCAGACGTTGGAGGGCTTTTCGGGCCTGGGCCGCTCGCAGCCATATGTTGGGGTGATGGCGCTGCTTTACCTGCTCTCACTCACAGGGCTTCCGCCGCTGGCCGGCTTCACGGGCAAACTGCTGATTTTTAGCAACGTGTGGGAGGCTTACACGCTGTCGGCAAACAACCTGCTGCTGGCCCTGTTAATAACAGGGATTCTGCTGACGGGGGTGGCGCTTTTTTACTATATCAAGATACCATACTACCTTTTCTTCAAAGGGAATCAATCTCACGAAAATTTAGTTATTTCACCGTCAGAAAAACTGTTGCTGGCGCTGTTCGCCCTGCCGCTGCTGGTCCTGTTCTTTAAACCCGACCTGCTGCTCCGCTGGATAGAGCAATTGCTGGCGCAGACACTATAAAGCACTCATGAGCGACGCAATAAAGCACGAATGTGGTATCGCCTTAATCAGGCTCCGGAAACCGATCAGTTACTACGCCAAGAAGTACGGCACACCGATGTATGGCATCAACAAGCTGTACCTGCTCATGCAGAAGCAGCACAACCGCGGCCAGGACGGTGCGGGTGTCGCCAGCATCAAGATTAACGCCCTGCCCGGCATCGATTACATCAGCCGCTTCCGCTCCGTGAAAACCCGCGCCATCGACAGTATCTTTGGCAAGATCGGCAAGGAGTATAAGGCGCTGCAGGAGCAATACCCTGACAAGGCCGAAGATGTGGAGTGGGTGTGGGAGAACATGCCGTTTTTAGGTGATGTGTACCTGGGCCACCTGCGCTACGGCACCCACGGCCTCAACAGCGTGGACAACTGCCACCCGATGGTGCGCGAAAACAACTGGCGCAGCCGCTCCCTGGCCGTGGCCGGTAACTTCAACATGACCAACGTGGATGAGCAGTTTCAGAAACTGCTGGAGCTGGGGCAGCACCCCAAGCAGAAGACCGACACGACCACGGTGCTGGAGAAGATCGGCCACTTCCTCGACGAGGAGAACCAGGTGCTGTTCGACAACTACAAGCAAGGCGACTACACCAATAAAGAAATCACCCAACTCATAGAGCAGAACCTGGACATGCAGCGTGTGCTCAAGCGTGCCGCCAAGGATTTTGACGGAGGCTATGCCATGGCTGGCCTTACAGGGTATGGTGCCTCCTTCGTCATGCGCGACCCGAACGGCATCCGTCCGGCGTACTATTACATAGATGACGAGGTGGTGGTAGTCGCTTCAGAGAAGCCGGCTATTAAAACCGCCTTTGGAATAGAGTACAGTGAGATAAAGGAGATTGCCCCAGGCCATGCCCTCATCGTTGACAAAGCCGGAAACCCGGAGCTGAAGGAAGTGGTGGAGCCGCGCGAGAAGCTCTCGTGCAGCTTTGAGCGCATCTACTTCTCCCGCGGCAACGACCCGGAGATATACACCGAGCGCAAGAACATGGGCAAGCTGCTTTGCAGGCAGATCCTGGAGGCCATTAACTACGACCTGAAAAACACCGTGTTCTCCTACATCCCGAACACGGCCGAAACTTCGTGGTTGGGCATGATGAAGGGTATCGAGAACTACCTGCGCGACTACCGCAAACAGGCCATTCTTAACCAGAAGCTGACGGAGGAAGAACTCGACGAGATCCTGCAGTTTAAGCCGCGTGCCGAGAAACTGGTGATCAAGGACGCCAAGCTGCGTACGTTCATTACCGACGACGACAGTCGAAACGACCTGGTAACGCACGTGTATGATACTACTTACGAAGTGGTGAAGAAAGGCGTGGATACGCTTGTGGTGCTGGACGACTCGATCGTGCGCGGCACGACGCTGGAGAAGAGCATCATAAAAATGCTCGACAAGCTGGAGCCGAAGAAGATCATCATCGTGTCCTGCGCGCCGCAGATCCGCTACCCGGATTGCTATGGCATTGATATGTCGCGGATGAAGGAGTTTGTGGCTTTCAGAGCGCTTCTGGCCCTGCTGAAGGATCGTGGGCAGTTAATAAAGGTACAGGAAACTTATAACAAGTGCCTTGCCGCTGCTGGTACGCCAGCCTTTAAGGAAACCAACTTTGTACAGGAGCTATACAACATGTTCACGCACAACGAAATTTCGAATAAAGTTGCCGAGATCGTGAAAGCGCCAGAGGTGCATGCAGATGTACAGGTGATTTACCAGACTATCGAAGACCTGCACCAGGCCTGCCCGAACCACAAAGGCGACTGGTACTTCACCGGCAATTACCCTACCCCGGGTGGTACAGGCGTCGTGAACCGTGCCTTTATGAATTTCGTGGAGAACAAGTCCGGAAGAGCCTATTAACAAGTATAAAGTATAAATCATACTTAGGACCGGCTGCTGTACCTTGTGCAGCGGCCGGTTTTGTTTTACCCCTCCCCAACCCTCCCCTAATAACAGGGGAGGGAGTTCGATTCATGTTGCATAGCCAAGACTGCTGCGGACGTCCACGTCCCGTGTAAGCTATACTTATACTTTGCACATACTTCCCTTGGCTATACTTCCATAGCCGTTGCTGCCTGCAACTGGACACAAGCTATCCATTCAAAACACCGCTGATCCTCTAGTTCCCACAAACCTACTGTTGCAATTCATACTTTGGTGCTCTCAAGCCCGAGAGGGCTCGTCCTCGGGCATCGCGCGGTGTACATTTCCTTTGCTGTCGCAATTTCGCTAAAGCGAAACCGGAAATCTACAAGGCGCTCAACCCAAGGACTGGGATCAGTTCGATAGCCGCCGCTGACGGAGC is a window of Pontibacter kalidii DNA encoding:
- a CDS encoding complex I subunit 4 family protein; protein product: MNDFILTSLIFTPLVAAVVILLLPVRLHKPIKAITLLASLVQMGLAVLLYFRFDGAAAANGQMGYQFVQQLNWIGFSLGNLGRFQIDYFVGVDGISISMVLLTGIVGVIGVISSWNITKNVKGYFLLYLLLLTSVMGCFLALDFFLFYLFFEFMLLPMYFLIGIWGGPKREYAAIKFFIYTLVGSLFILIVMIGLYTSVIDPQATAVQMGLLEQGQVAGAEVLNKVQQMLQRNQISNYNLVRTFSIPAMMEPANFIPNSLLHVLSGSMLWNLPLRFIAFLLLFAGFAIKVPSVPVHTWLPDAHVEAPTPISVLLAAILLKVGGYGLIRIVYPIFPDAGTYFSILVGGLGVLSIIYGAMNALAMKDLKKLIAYSSVSHMGFVLLGLASLTNEGVNGAIYMMFSHGIISAMLFLVVGVIYDRAHDRMIHNFRGLANTMPAYTCFVVIAFFASLGMPGFSGFISELLVLVGGFGAPEATGLLPRWLTIVAVLGLLLSAAYYLWALQRMFFGKFWIFPELRQNALITDLNTREYLMLVPLAVLALLFGIFPHLLLDKIGLTVNGFTEMVLQRGQEQLGLILSTLK
- a CDS encoding NADH-quinone oxidoreductase subunit N; translated protein: MNEQAVYLSDKLNAILAGAGSLLPELVLACFFLLLVTLDLFKAKSIKKLLPWLALTGLFWVLVLQVLGGYTSGDEPFLNLLLSDGLARYGGILFSAAGIFAIFMALQLRRLEKLQEGRGEFYALVLILVLGLNLMAKSVNLLMVFLAIEVVSIASYILTLTFKTEKRAVEAGLKYVLYGTLSAGVMLYGMSFFYGLTGTLNYTSEAFALGLLQADTLLVTVAAVLVLAGFFFKISAAPFHFWAPDVYQGAPMPVVALFSTGPKIAGILVILRFVGNFTDPDAFADVQLLLGVAAIATLAIGNFTALWQRTPRRLMAYSSVSHAGFLLMALLAFGTGYTSSVLFYLTVLLFMNFGVFLLLQVAEEKNGVQTLEGFSGLGRSQPYVGVMALLYLLSLTGLPPLAGFTGKLLIFSNVWEAYTLSANNLLLALLITGILLTGVALFYYIKIPYYLFFKGNQSHENLVISPSEKLLLALFALPLLVLFFKPDLLLRWIEQLLAQTL
- a CDS encoding amidophosphoribosyltransferase, whose protein sequence is MSDAIKHECGIALIRLRKPISYYAKKYGTPMYGINKLYLLMQKQHNRGQDGAGVASIKINALPGIDYISRFRSVKTRAIDSIFGKIGKEYKALQEQYPDKAEDVEWVWENMPFLGDVYLGHLRYGTHGLNSVDNCHPMVRENNWRSRSLAVAGNFNMTNVDEQFQKLLELGQHPKQKTDTTTVLEKIGHFLDEENQVLFDNYKQGDYTNKEITQLIEQNLDMQRVLKRAAKDFDGGYAMAGLTGYGASFVMRDPNGIRPAYYYIDDEVVVVASEKPAIKTAFGIEYSEIKEIAPGHALIVDKAGNPELKEVVEPREKLSCSFERIYFSRGNDPEIYTERKNMGKLLCRQILEAINYDLKNTVFSYIPNTAETSWLGMMKGIENYLRDYRKQAILNQKLTEEELDEILQFKPRAEKLVIKDAKLRTFITDDDSRNDLVTHVYDTTYEVVKKGVDTLVVLDDSIVRGTTLEKSIIKMLDKLEPKKIIIVSCAPQIRYPDCYGIDMSRMKEFVAFRALLALLKDRGQLIKVQETYNKCLAAAGTPAFKETNFVQELYNMFTHNEISNKVAEIVKAPEVHADVQVIYQTIEDLHQACPNHKGDWYFTGNYPTPGGTGVVNRAFMNFVENKSGRAY